A single genomic interval of Sulfurovum sp. TSL6 harbors:
- the rfbB gene encoding dTDP-glucose 4,6-dehydratase → MKREEMMGRNTQNRKSILLTGCAGFIGSNFILYFLEKYSEYHIVNLDLLTYAGNLGNLNEIEDHDRYTFVNGDICDRELVESIFETHDIRGVIHFAAESHVDNSIKNPGVFIETNINGTFTLVDVAYKKWMNKPFEYKNGYELCRFHHISTDEVYGTLGDKGLFTEKTPYAPNSPYAASKAGSDMIIRSYYHTYGLNTIITNCSNNYGPRQHDEKLIPTIIRKALRNEKIPIYGDGKNIRDWLYVDDHCTGIDLAYHKGRIGEVYNIGGRNERDNNYIANKICEILDKLSPKDSGDSYIDQITFVEDRAGHDRRYAIDATKIEDELGWKAEENFESGIEKTIKWYLDKYNSIMDMS, encoded by the coding sequence ATGAAAAGAGAAGAGATGATGGGGCGTAATACTCAAAACAGAAAATCAATTTTACTTACCGGATGTGCTGGTTTTATAGGTTCAAATTTCATACTTTACTTTTTAGAAAAATACTCAGAATATCATATTGTCAATCTTGATCTTTTAACTTATGCAGGAAATCTTGGAAACTTAAATGAGATAGAAGATCATGATCGTTATACTTTTGTGAATGGGGATATTTGTGACCGTGAACTTGTAGAAAGTATCTTTGAAACACACGATATAAGAGGTGTCATTCATTTTGCTGCAGAGAGTCATGTTGATAACTCTATTAAAAATCCAGGTGTATTTATTGAAACTAATATAAATGGTACATTTACATTGGTTGACGTTGCTTACAAAAAATGGATGAACAAACCTTTTGAATATAAAAATGGTTATGAATTATGTCGTTTTCATCATATTTCTACAGATGAAGTCTATGGAACACTTGGTGACAAAGGATTATTCACTGAAAAGACACCTTATGCACCAAACTCTCCTTACGCGGCAAGCAAAGCAGGGAGTGATATGATCATACGTAGTTACTATCATACCTATGGATTGAACACTATTATAACAAATTGTTCTAATAACTATGGGCCAAGGCAGCATGATGAAAAACTAATCCCTACGATTATTAGAAAAGCATTAAGAAATGAAAAAATCCCTATTTACGGTGATGGCAAAAATATTCGAGACTGGTTATATGTAGATGATCATTGTACTGGGATTGATCTTGCATATCATAAAGGTAGAATAGGTGAAGTTTATAATATAGGTGGACGTAATGAACGGGATAATAATTATATTGCTAATAAGATCTGTGAAATACTGGATAAACTAAGTCCAAAAGATTCAGGAGATAGTTATATTGATCAAATTACCTTTGTAGAAGACCGTGCAGGTCATGACAGACGTTATGCTATTGATGCCACAAAAATAGAAGATGAATTAGGATGGAAGGCTGAAGAGAATTTTGAAAGTGGGATAGAGAAAACCATTAAATGGTATCTAGATAAATATAATTCTATCATGGATATGAGTTAA
- the rfbC gene encoding dTDP-4-dehydrorhamnose 3,5-epimerase, giving the protein MKIIKTEVEGVVILEPKVFGDDRGYFTETFRQDQFEEAIGYKVNFIQDNESKSSFGVLRGLHYQLPPFSQSKLVRVIIGSVIDVAVDIRKGSPTFGKHIAVELSGENKRQLFVPRGFAHGFVVTSETAIFTYKVDNYYAPEYDKGIVYNDPAIDISWGIDLEKLLLSEKDKMHPSLTDADLFDYKDNLYE; this is encoded by the coding sequence ATGAAAATAATCAAAACAGAAGTAGAAGGTGTGGTCATATTAGAGCCAAAAGTATTTGGTGATGATCGTGGTTATTTTACCGAGACATTTCGACAGGATCAATTTGAAGAGGCTATAGGCTACAAAGTAAACTTTATTCAGGATAATGAATCAAAATCTTCGTTTGGTGTACTTCGGGGACTACATTATCAGCTTCCTCCCTTTTCACAAAGTAAACTTGTACGCGTAATAATAGGCAGTGTCATTGATGTTGCTGTAGATATTCGTAAGGGTTCACCGACATTTGGCAAACATATTGCTGTTGAACTTTCAGGTGAAAACAAACGTCAATTGTTTGTACCAAGAGGATTTGCCCATGGGTTTGTTGTTACTTCTGAAACTGCAATTTTTACTTATAAAGTGGATAATTACTATGCTCCAGAGTATGACAAGGGTATTGTTTATAATGACCCGGCTATTGATATTTCATGGGGTATTGATCTAGAAAAGTTATTGCTTTCGGAAAAAGATAAGATGCACCCTTCGTTAACAGACGCTGATTTATTTGATTATAAAGACAATTTATATGAATAA